TGCCTGAATTATTGACCACAAAAACTGTTTCTGCTTCGCTAAAAACGAGTTATTCAATCCTTTCCTAGTGCAGAATGCATACTGATGGTTACCTCGATGACAAGAAGTTAATCTTGTAGCATAGCAACTGATACGTACTCCATGGTACCTACTCCACTAATCACAGACTTTAAGCTTAAGACCTCCTACATTACTGAAGGAAAACCTATATGTTTTAACGGCCTAGTGTTCAATAAAGGCCACAAATCCAATCACATCCGGCTACTTAATAACGAAATAGAAAAATAGCCAATATGACCATCCTACCATCTGTGACGAAAAGGCAGCAACATAAAACATAGGATTTGCAAAAACAACGCATGTTACTGTACAAGAAGACTGAATGTCGGATATTCTTCTCCTACCAATATCCTAACGGGTTTTGGGGAGAGACTTTGAAGGTGATTTTAGATTCTCCATTACAATCTCAAGTACAAGTAAGATGAATATGCATAAGAGGGAAAATGACATTATATTAATGGTAATTTCTAAGCAGAGGTGTGAGCTGTGCGGGAGATGGAGTTTGATTTGGTGAAGGGGAAACAGTCATAGGCAGAGTCATAAGCAGGTGTAAATGCTTTGGTAAGAACATAATTTGCTGAAAGGTGAGGCGCAAAATAGTCATCAACCATTGAGAATCCAAAAACACCTATGGACCTCTATTCTTCATATCGTAGCACCTTACGGTTGTTTTGGGAAGGCAGTCTCAAAATCTCTCACAAACGCCAACTCAGAATTTGACAATGGTCACTATCTAAAAAAGTTTGGGGAGATGTGCAAAGAATTATGCAACAAAGTAGTACGTGGAAGTATATTCATAGAATTTTCTGGATCTTGCTTCTAGAAAAGAACTTGAGAATGAGTTCTGGataatcatttcaaaaaaattgggaacAGCTCAGATTGCATTATGAGAAATCCACAATCCACAAGCCACCCAAACATGTGTCAAGAACAAGTTACCTTGAACAGAGAAGGTCCATCGGGAAGCTGATAATTATGACTAAAACTTTTAACAGATCAATAAAAAGGATGCTTCTACTTACCAATTACCATGAACATCACCCTCAGCTTGTGCAAGATGTCAGACCTCACAGTTGAAGCAGAATCATCAAATCAGCAACAATGAAGACTATACGGGGTAAACTCCCAATATACTAGTATTTTAACTGTATCTCACAAACCTATTGAATTGCAGAAGATAGAGCAGAAGCCTCTGCTATTAAAGAAACTGGTTGGCGAGCCTGTAGACATGCACCTATGTCGAACGGGCGCAACTCAGACCCATCAAAGAGTAGATTAAGACCAGGAAGGATTACTTCTTGGCTGTCTGCATCATCTAATTCAACTTTTCCAGTACTGACTGGAGCAGATTCATCAATGGGCCTTGTAGCAGCCTCATACACAGGAGTAAGAGCATATGATCTGCAGATGGGATACAACATTGTGGTGGTTTAAAAGTTTGGCGCTAGCacaatatcttttcttttcttttcattcatgTGTTATACAACTCGTGTATTATATAAATGACTGCAAAAAGTTAATCGAACATAAAATGAAAGACAGCCATCCATGTACATCTTCTTTCTTATTAATTTAATGCAAATGAAatcatcttctttcttctttccatAAACAAGTTTTGGCcttttagggaattgattttcacactccccttttagccatccacactcctttttttgtctttatccacttgaatttactatcttgccCTATATTCAATACAATTTTTCACACATGTAaggacaatattgtaaattcatgtggataaaaacaaaagagggAGTGTGGAAATCATTTTCCATATATAATTAcgtaaaaaattcaaatcatatcATTCTTGGTCTATTTTTCATAAATCATTTTTGTCATTTCACCGATGTAAACATAATACAGTACAGCTTTGTGAGCACAAAAATATTATGGAATCGACGAAACCATAAAGGTGAAATTTGTTGCCAACATAGGATCGTCTCTGGTTCGATACATCATAGCTAAAAAGGAACTAGTCAATTGAAGCTGGAAAGTTGTTCAGACCAGTTGTAAGGAACAACAGATCAGAACTCCACATTTGCTATGTGTAATGAGGTGTCTTACAAAGAAATGAAGCTCGGAAACATCACCAAGGACCACCCACCCAACGAATGCCAAGGGTCCAATTATAAACACTGTTTAGGTCTGAGAATTTAGTTAACATAGAGAATTTAGTTAACATAGGGCACGGTGGTTCATATTCCGAGTCAGATTAAGTACCCCAGCAGCCCATGTCCTTAATTGAAAATATCCGAAACTATCCTTGAaagtttttttctcaaaataaaaattaaaaaaatcaacaccCTGTGAAATTATATGGATAATCAAAGAAAATTAAGCACTGAGTTCAGCAGCATCCTATGGATaatcaaagaaagaaacaaatcaaTATGACTTAAATAAACCCCAAAGACAATTATAGACTGTCTGAGGCATGCACCATGTGAAATTCCAAACTTTccctttttcatctttttcttgCTTCGTACCAATAAAGCTACTAGAAAATCAATGCTCACATCTGCTAACAGGATACCACTTAAAACACCAAAAGGTGCACCTCAGGTCCTCAATAATCACACTCCTGAAATATTATGCACCATACAGAATCATATGCGCCCTACAAGCAGCTGTGGGTAAGTGGAGTCATCGGAGTTAAAAAGCTTTGCCAGATTTAACCTCCCTTGGTGTACGCATGCTATGCTTGGGCTTCAATTGTCTGGTACTACCAACATAAAATGAGCCATCAATAAGCCTCATTTCCCAGGCTGAAATAACATTCTACCGGCATAAGATCTGGCTACTGTCACCAAGGGCTAGCCAGGGAAAATTGGTTTGACAAGCAGTGGtgtttgaaaatcaaaaaataaatcatggaaaagaaagcacgaattataaaagaaaaataagcatAGAAAAATCTTCATCCACTAAAAAATGGTTTAGAACAGTGATGTATGAACATGATATGCATACTAGCCATAATTCCTATAACATACCAGCACAGCATCAGGCAGATGCCCACGCATATAATGACAGATTTCTAGACGCACCTTAGAATGTTCCCATCGAAGCTCAAAACTTCGGTGCGGCAACGTTGTCGATTAGCTAGTTTCAATCTCTGATGCTCACTCAAGGCTCCAGAAATGGGAGAAGAAGGGTCCACAAGAGGATTCCACCTTCCACTTGCATAGTTCATAAGTTGACGAGATGAATCCTTTGGTTGCTCCCTTTGGTAAAGAAATCTTGCAGCTGGACCGGTTGCTTGATACTCGGCACAAATGTCCCGCAATCTTTTCCTCAAGTCTTGCATTGAATCACGATGTCCAATGAGCAAATCACTTTGGAGTAATTGTGAGGAAACTACTCTTTTACATATGCTGTTGCATAACTTTGGACTAAATAGTGGAATCCCGAATTCCACACTTAATGGGACCCATTCATACTTCTCATCATCTGGTGAAAATTGATCCGACTCTCTTTCCTTGAATAGTTTTAATAAGCGAATATAGCCAATTGTCCATAAATTTATCTTATTCGCCAGCACAGTTAACAGAGAGTTTAAATTTGAACTCTCCTCTGTGCATAGACCCAATTCCTCACTGATGCAAACAATTGAACCATCTGAATTCTTCAAAGGCAATGGAATATCTATAGTTACTGTTCTTCCACGCTCATCAAGGTCATACCTGCTAAGGGGCTGCACAAGAACAGCTGAATGTTTGAGAAGTGAATTTAAACAATGCAGAAGTATACTTCCTTTAACTAAATTGCCTTCGAACTTTCCTCCCAACCCTCCAATCGTAGACCCATCCCAAGACCAAATAAACGCTTTCTCGCAACCAGCCAACGGTGCAGGAAGCAAGCGTAAACACTGGCCTTTCATCAGAACAACCGATAATGGTCCGCTATCTACAGCTGAATACAGTACCAACTTCATCCAAGGTGCCATAGACGAATGACAAGGCGGACCAAAATGAATGGGACCTTTTGGTCCAGGTAGAACTGAAGAATGAGGAAGTGGGACCATGGATACAACAATATCATAGTCGCGAAGAAACAGCCGGTCTAGTGTTGCCGGCGAAAGAGCCGCCAAGCTTTCACATCGGAGAATATCAACAcgatattttattttcctttttgaaagaCCTTTCTCAACATCCAAAACTTCAGCAGATTCtaaaatctcatcattttggaGACTAGGATCTGATTTAGAATCCTGCTCAAGGAAATTTTCTTCGCTGGACATAGTTACAGAAACCATCTGATTATCAATACTTCCGGTCATAGGCTCAGTGTGAACAGAACCTTCTTCACCATTTCCTGAATGTACAGAATCGTCACTACATAGAGTAGCTTCGTTCGAAGCACCATCAGCTGTCAAAGCAGTGGGATCCTCATTGCTTGATGATATCATGATTTTCGTTTCACAACCATCTTCGACTCTTTCATCAGTAGCAATTCCACCGGCTGTCAAGCACTCTAGAACACAACGGAGACTAAATGCATGATTGGCAAATTCCTGCAGTTCCCCCTCGAATTTTGTTCCCTCTAAAGAACTCAAATCCTTGCAAAGATCTGAAATGCTTGTGTGACCTAATTTTCCTGCCTCATACAATGTTACTGCATGAGATTTCAAGCCTGTGAAGGACATAAAAGAGCAATATGAAGTCAGAAACAGAGATAATGACAACCACTAAGGCAGCAGTAATAGATGCCTTTTGAAAAAATCCGaagtacaaaaaaatggaaatacCCACCAAGACCTACTGCATATTCAAGGCACAGAATAAGATGGACCTTAGTTGCAGGATCCTTCTACGAGTATCTCGAACAGAGGTCCGAtccctaagaagcacggacacgtCTACCTGCCTCACGTACCTGTGTCAGGCACATGTCTGTCACGGACACGACACTCTCCGGACATGTATTGAACATGTCTAAATACTTGTCCAATGTTTTTATTATATTTCTTTTACTTGGacacattgtggatactctaggACATGTTGGCAACACTCTTGGAACATGCTAAGGGCTCATTAAAATGTATCTGACAActggtgtttatatgaaatcaTAACATACCTATAAAATTCTAATACACTTCACATTTGACGTGTCCCCGACGTGTCTGTGTCCTAATTTTCCGAGAAATGACATGTCCGCTTTTGGGTGTTGTGTCCATATCCCATATCcgtgtccatgcttcttagtCCGATCCCATCAAGAGAGAATCGCACTCCTAATTGGGATGGTAccacagaaaaaagaaaagctacCAAGCAAGAGAAGATCTAATATTGTTCCGCTCCCATCAAGAGAAAATCTCACTCCTAATTAGGATGGAtaccgcaaaaaaaaaaaaaaaaaaactaccaagCAAGAGTTTATATTAAGCCAACATAATCTCAAATGTGGCCTTTTACACAGGAAACACATCCCTACTTTGTCGGTTCACGTACAACTGCTGCAGTTACTGCAGCCAGTAGCTATAATTGCAGACACGTAGGGATTAAAGATTTGGAGATAACGTTCAGTTCTGATAAGGAGGCTGAGACTAAGAGCCAGTGGCAACTCTAGGAATTTTGACTAGTGGTGTCATACAATATTTTTGCTGCAAAGTCACAATTAACATATCTACCCAATAGACAAATGAATCTCCACTTCTTAAATCGTAAGCAAAAAGAATAATTTCATTAATAACTGTGCAAGCAAGTACATGAAAACTACAAATAATTACTAAGAATTACTTGATCATTACATACTTCTCCATCCTTAAGGACTATAACCTTTCAGATAAAATGTGTTTGATTTGCTTAAACTAATGGAttagagaaaaaggaaaggagacaaACGTTCTCGGTGTTGTCCtctttggttttgatttggccaagtgtgagagagggagaaaaaggtTTAGACCATTGTAGGTAAATGTAAACAGCAGTACTTCATAGTTTGGTACATACAAGTAAACATACAAATAcagaaaagtcaaaaagcttTTCAGAAGTAGCTGTATAGAATCCGTAAGTTACCGGTACTTTTTAGCTATTGATTTGTCACCTAGCACATGCAATATACACTTTGTAGATGTATCATGTATGTATGGGTTCAATAACTTTCCGTAGTGGTGTCATGTAGGGAGAGgtccaaaaaatagaaaagaaatatacTGAGTACTTGTCTGGATTTTTTGGTTAGTGGCTTCAGTTGACACCATAGTGTCCTACACAGTGAACATATAGCTGATTCGGGATTTCTGTAGACGCATATATGAGGTTCTACTAAGTAAGAGCTCCCCGAAGATTGGAGGACGCTCCAGGCCTTCAATGCCTTCAAGGAGAAACAGGCTTTACATCTCTCTACCCTGAACAACTTAGCTTTTGTCTCCCATCTCCATCAGAAGACCCAACGCCAAAAAACTGGAAGAAAATTGAAGATAATTCTTTACCTATAAAGAACTCCAGAAAGGGTAGAGCAAAGAGAGTCCTCTGAGGAATGCCTCAACAATCAACCAAAAATATGATGGTGAGGGTTGCATGTAACAACTCACAGACCCCATAGGATAGGAACTATACGGTACAACTGATGCAGGACAGTTTTAGGACATTACGAATATTGTGGCCTACAATAAGAATCgtagttggttttttttttttttttggtggggggggggggggggggggggagaccTTAGCCCCAAGCACGATGACCGCAGCCTCAATATTCAACTTCATTAATCAACTCTATAAAATGAAAGATTTCATTCCAATTTATAATCCATGGCAAAGACTCTTCAAATTCCTAGAAGTCGAAATGAAATAAACCTAATCCATGAATACATCAAATCCGATTTGAATGAAGCTAAATATAAATGTATACATTGCATAAGTTCATACATTGAACCTACTAACAATTAGATTCAATGAACTAAAAATGTGTGCAATGCATACATTGAACCTTCTAAAAAGTATTTAATGCATCTAAAAGCATTATGAATATAACTTCTAATTCATGATGACCTTTGAACTACCATCTACCATGGACACTTATTTTTGGACCAAAAATACTTTTCGACGCTCATGCTACCCATAGCCTTTGGTTTAGGCTTTCCAAAACCTATGAGACCTATCTAACCACTCCATGGCTATGTCATCAACAACAGCCAGCTCCAATGTTAGGTAGTTGATACCCAAGCCAAAATATCTTGTTATCACCCAATAAATAAACCCCTTCAAAGAGGAAGTTAACTATAACTACTCACCACAAGAATTAGTTTCTCTTTCCAATTTCCAGCACTGCTGACAATTGAATAGCACAATTACAAAAGGGCCTTGTCATGGCCAACACCGGGGAAGAATTCAAAATCCATGAAGTGGATGTCCTTGATATACGTAGTTGCACCTATTTCCAGTCAACTTAACTTTGGGACAATTGGTGATCTGCCATCATATATCTTTTGGGActtcttgggttcaagtctctcgcTCATTTGGTCCCTGCTTGCATGGAAGTTTGACGTTTAATCTTTTGGGTATGAAAGTGAAGTGCAGTGTAGGGTGTGTGTGCTCTAACTTTCTTGTTGAATTCTCTCATGAAATTGTCGTCCTACATGAACTTTTGTTCGTCAAACTCTTTTGGATTATTTGCtcatctcaacgagaggaatcggaaaagggaaaaaaatcaaattcacttttcaaaatgttaatggaacacaaataatccaaaaaaatctctCTTGGGATTAGTGAACTCTTAgttttttgtcatgattttttacttttccgattccttttgTCAAGGCAAATAAACAGGTGAATATTCTTGTACTACCCCTTGTTGGCCCTACCGTACTCCAGCTTGGTATTTTCCACCGCCTGTCTAAAAAAATCTGACGCAAAAGAAGACTAAAATTGTATGAAAAAATAGTTCAAGAATAAAGTTAGGCCAAACCCAACTACATAGACCCTCACTTCAACCACTCGCTTTTGGGGTGGAGTTCTACCAAAGACCATGTGAAAAATATATACGAGTACAAGGGATGGGTTGGGTGTATGTCCCTAGCCTGTGTGCTGCAACCAACCACAGTTGCCAATCCTAACTCTAACCTGAAGTCTAAACTAAACTGCCCCTTTATCCTCATCTCCCCTCtttctttctcatctctcttgCAACACTCTCTAATGCACAAGTCCGATCATCTACCTAAAAGACAACCATGTCACGTACTCTCTCCTGTCTAACTTGTTGCCTCTCTCCAATTTGTAACGCTAACCTGCAGTCTAAACTAAGCTATCCATTCACCCTCATTTCCTCTATCTTTCTTTCTCATCTCTATTGCAACCCTCAGTCCAACACCCAAGCCCAGTGTCGTTTTCCACCTAAAAGACCACTATGTCAGCAACATACTCTCTCCTTTCTAATTTGTAGTGTTACACGCCTGTTTTCCTAAAatcattttgtatttattttaataaggTAGTGAGATAAGTAAGTGTTCCAAGTTTGTAGGGTAGTGGGTTAGTGGGATGTTGTCCTtcattattatatataaatatatcatTTGTGTATCATTTAAGGGAGTTGAATATTGATAAAAAGTCTTCCATTGTGAAGTACAGAGGTCAGACTCTCCTCTATCAGAGCCAATTGGAGGTCTTCCCCCCTCAAAGTGGGACTCTTCTCTCCACTCGTCTATTTTTAACTTATCTAACGAAAAACTTTgtaacaagtggtatcagagcttaggcACGGAGCAGTGGGTAGATCACCTAGAGAAATCTATGGAGTCACTGTCCACGACTCCACGGGGCAGCGAGATATCATGAATCAAATGAAGGAGATGTTTGGTCAACTCACTGCTCGAGTAGATCAACTAGTAAATCAATCCCCTCGGCAGGGCGGAGGCTCTTGGCAAGCTAGTGCTCGAGTTCTCGGAGGGCGAAATAACGGCAGTGGCTGACATCAACCAACAAGCTCGGGGAGTTCCTACGCACCTAAGCTTTTGAAGTTGGAGTACACATACGTACATACACCCACACGGACTATTAACGCCCACATATGCACACACACGAGATTCCCTCAATTTAATGGGGAAGAAGACCTAACTAGTTGGTTATAAAGAGCCGACAATTTAGGGGCAATGGGTTTATTGCGAGAAGTCTTGGATTTACTGCGCAAAGATTTAGAAAAAACAATGGTGATTGTCACGAAGATGATCGAGACCACCACACAGTTTCACAAAGCTTCCGATGGATTTATGGTGCCAATCAAAGGAACTGATATTGATGAGAAGCCAATCAATTCCAAGGCAAAATCCAATTTGgaaaaaagttgattttgttgtttatgaAGAACATGGGTTGAAGCTACTGACCATAGTTTACTTGATCAACTTATTTAATCATTTATCAACACAAAGAGGCAAGTGGCATTAAAGTTCAAGATTAGTGCTTCCGAAGAGTTGGTTGTTGTGATCCCAAAAAAAGACCTCATTCACATGCTTGCAGGgttcttctttattaaaatGTGGGATCCAGGTGGATTTCCAATGTGTTTCGTAATTCAACCTTGAAGACAAGGTTGATCTTTAAGGGGATAGGATTGTTACATATCTGTTTCCCTAAAatcattttgtatttattttaattaaggTAGTGGTAGAAGATACGGTTAGTGGGATAAGTAACAGTTCCTAGTTTGTAGGGTAGTGGGTTAGTGGGGTGTTGTCCTTCATTGTATAAAAATAACCTTTGTGTATCATTTAAGGGAGTTGAATATTGATAAAAAGTCTTCCATTGCGAAGTACAGAGGTCAGGCTCTCCTCTATCAGAGCCAATTGGAGGTCTTCCCACCTCGAAGTGGGactcttctctcctctcattctctttttattttgtgttatgAGAAACTTCGTAACATGTAGCTTCTCTCTGATTCGTAACTCCCACCCTCAGGATCTGTAACTCTCCCTCCATCTCTGCTAAATCACATAATGTCATCAGAGGAAACAATAAAATAAGCTCGAAGTACAGTAGGGACAAGAGGACTTGTCAACTGACTCGGCAGCTGGGaagaaagaccaaaaaaaagaaagaaccagCGGACAAACCTGGTGAAACAGATCCCATCATAAGATAAGATGTTATATTAGCATCAACGACAAAAGCAACACGCGTGTAGGCAGAAGTTGGCCCATAATTTTCTGCTCCAAAAAGATCTCCTTGCTGAAGAGAACTCCCATCAATAGACGTGTTCAATGAGCTCACATTAGCATGAGAACCATCTTCTTCATCACTGAGGTTAATGTTGGGAATGCCAGGTGCGGTTGACTCATGAAGAGCCGATGCTGGATCAATTAGTTTTACTGCCCAACCTAATCGACAAGCAAATGATGCAGCGGCCTGCAGCTGAGAAAGATCAGTCTGTAAGGTGGCTGCCAACTCAGCCACAGTTGAATTCTCACTTGAAACTACAAACACAGCATACAGCAACCTGGACAATGCACTCAATCTCGTTAACATCTTAGTTCCTCAACTTGGAAGATAAATTCAATTGAAACAAGGCAACAGTGGATTAAAACAACTGCCTTACTCTTCAATAGGATCTTCATATGACTGCTCCCTGTTGGATACAAATCCTTCAAGCCTGGAAACTGCAACACCGTGTACATTAGCAATGCAAGTTAAAAATgcggaggaaaagaaacaaaaagcagGAGAAATGGAGCAAGGACATATAAAAAGTTCAAATCCCTATATTTCATCAACACACCTTTTAGCGTTTGCTATTTTCATAACAATCAAAACAAGTCAGAAGAATTTATCATTTCCCTTGTTTTTCAAGCTCATAAACAAATAGTAAAGGACCAAAATGTATCTAACTTCTCAAATGAAACAGATATCTTTGCAAATTAAGGTTGGCTTGAATAACAACATGcaagtttcaaaatcaaaacaaaccaTCAGTCTAGTTGAAAATAGAATATTGATATGTGGCAGGGATAGGCATCCTAAATAAACATGTATATCAGATGAAAATGTCTAGATGACAACTCAAAGTCAACGGGCCCGAATAATGACTTATGTATCCTCCACAACCAAGGTTCTCGCTTCCAGAAGGAAACCACAAGTTCTTATACTAACTGAAAAGGAAGAATGTTAATGCAATGTCATAACCTATGGTTCCACACTTATTTCCAACATTGaactcaaaacaaaaacaatcagCCTCTTCTTTATTCTCCAAAACCAGACCAGTGACCCTCTATCTACCTTTCCTCCACTCCACTATCTCAACAAACCGAGATCAGAAAGCCACCAGCACCAATGGTTGGTGAACACATCCCCAACCGATTAAAAAGTTCCCAATCAGCACCCTTTTGGGGTGTGGGACACATTAGAGTATTGATTAGTGTCCAATGAGCTCTGCTTTGAGTCATCCTTGTTGGGAGTTGTTTAGTTCGTGTCTAAAACAGTTGCAATTTGGCACTATTTGGCTCGTATGTGCTTTTCATAATTTAAGTAGTAAACAATATCAGTCTGATTTTAGTATTGAGCTTCATTTGTGTAACACTTTTGGACCAATTTTATGGTTTCTAATTCCTTATATATGTGAGATTTTGGATTTCTCACTGAATTCACGACACTGGAACAAAATTTAATGACAGCAATTTCTGTTGGGGGAAGGAGATCTGGGTTTGTATAGAGAAGGAGAGGGGTTGAGTACTATAAATTTAGACAGAGAGGCAAAGAGCTGGGGCAATTGTTGATGGAGAAAGGGAAAGGCAATGGGTTTGCACTTTGCACGACAAAGAGAAAGTGAACATTGTGCATTGGAATTGGGATAgtttggtgacaaaaatgtcAATTTGGCTTGGTTATGTGTGGAAGCATAAGTATGGCTGTGGCATAAGGGCCTTCCATTGCAAAATAAGACTCAAAGTATTGTTCCAACAAATGATCCTCCATTCTCCCAGTACTCTTCCAAGTTTATCTCCCTTAAGCCCTGACTTAATTGCAGGAAGCTCTTCTACTGAGAGAAGCTCTCTCACTCCCAGACAAGGAAGAGAAATACCCATGgacagaaaaagtaaaaaatatttactCCTTAAAACGAGGTTAAacttaagaagaagaaaaaagaa
The sequence above is drawn from the Rhododendron vialii isolate Sample 1 chromosome 6a, ASM3025357v1 genome and encodes:
- the LOC131329158 gene encoding uncharacterized protein LOC131329158 isoform X2; amino-acid sequence: MWKLNKSIAKDLLPTQPVDFVIEPWWGVCLVNFTLEEFKKLSEEEMATIDKVCKEEANAFILFDPEIVKGLFRRGLIYFDVPVYPEDRFKVSRLEGFVSNREQSYEDPIEELLYAVFVVSSENSTVAELAATLQTDLSQLQAAASFACRLGWAVKLIDPASALHESTAPGIPNINLSDEEDGSHANVSSLNTSIDGSSLQQGDLFGAENYGPTSAYTRVAFVVDANITSYLMMGSVSPGLKSHAVTLYEAGKLGHTSISDLCKDLSSLEGTKFEGELQEFANHAFSLRCVLECLTAGGIATDERVEDGCETKIMISSSNEDPTALTADGASNEATLCSDDSVHSGNGEEGSVHTEPMTGSIDNQMVSVTMSSEENFLEQDSKSDPSLQNDEILESAEVLDVEKGLSKRKIKYRVDILRCESLAALSPATLDRLFLRDYDIVVSMVPLPHSSVLPGPKGPIHFGPPCHSSMAPWMKLVLYSAVDSGPLSVVLMKGQCLRLLPAPLAGCEKAFIWSWDGSTIGGLGGKFEGNLVKGSILLHCLNSLLKHSAVLVQPLSRYDLDERGRTVTIDIPLPLKNSDGSIVCISEELGLCTEESSNLNSLLTVLANKINLWTIGYIRLLKLFKERESDQFSPDDEKYEWVPLSVEFGIPLFSPKLCNSICKRVVSSQLLQSDLLIGHRDSMQDLRKRLRDICAEYQATGPAARFLYQREQPKDSSRQLMNYASGRWNPLVDPSSPISGALSEHQRLKLANRQRCRTEVLSFDGNILRSYALTPVYEAATRPIDESAPVSTGKVELDDADSQEVILPGLNLLFDGSELRPFDIGACLQARQPVSLIAEASALSSAIQ
- the LOC131329158 gene encoding uncharacterized protein LOC131329158 isoform X1; this translates as MQHASATIEDQLVLKAIKEECPWENLPKRVQSTLNSKEEWHRRIIEHCIKKRIQWNTCFARKVIKEGEYYEEMMRYLRKNLALFPYHLAEYVCRVMRVSPFRYYCDMIFEVMKNEQPYDSIPNFSAADALRLTGIGRNEFIDIMNKCRSKKIMWKLNKSIAKDLLPTQPVDFVIEPWWGVCLVNFTLEEFKKLSEEEMATIDKVCKEEANAFILFDPEIVKGLFRRGLIYFDVPVYPEDRFKVSRLEGFVSNREQSYEDPIEELLYAVFVVSSENSTVAELAATLQTDLSQLQAAASFACRLGWAVKLIDPASALHESTAPGIPNINLSDEEDGSHANVSSLNTSIDGSSLQQGDLFGAENYGPTSAYTRVAFVVDANITSYLMMGSVSPGLKSHAVTLYEAGKLGHTSISDLCKDLSSLEGTKFEGELQEFANHAFSLRCVLECLTAGGIATDERVEDGCETKIMISSSNEDPTALTADGASNEATLCSDDSVHSGNGEEGSVHTEPMTGSIDNQMVSVTMSSEENFLEQDSKSDPSLQNDEILESAEVLDVEKGLSKRKIKYRVDILRCESLAALSPATLDRLFLRDYDIVVSMVPLPHSSVLPGPKGPIHFGPPCHSSMAPWMKLVLYSAVDSGPLSVVLMKGQCLRLLPAPLAGCEKAFIWSWDGSTIGGLGGKFEGNLVKGSILLHCLNSLLKHSAVLVQPLSRYDLDERGRTVTIDIPLPLKNSDGSIVCISEELGLCTEESSNLNSLLTVLANKINLWTIGYIRLLKLFKERESDQFSPDDEKYEWVPLSVEFGIPLFSPKLCNSICKRVVSSQLLQSDLLIGHRDSMQDLRKRLRDICAEYQATGPAARFLYQREQPKDSSRQLMNYASGRWNPLVDPSSPISGALSEHQRLKLANRQRCRTEVLSFDGNILRSYALTPVYEAATRPIDESAPVSTGKVELDDADSQEVILPGLNLLFDGSELRPFDIGACLQARQPVSLIAEASALSSAIQ